A genomic stretch from Glaciecola nitratireducens FR1064 includes:
- the fusA gene encoding elongation factor G codes for MSDLAHYRNIGIFAHVDAGKTTTTERILKLTGKIHKTGEVHDGESTTDFMEQEAERGITIQSAATTCFWKDHRMNIIDTPGHVDFTVEVYRSLKVLDGGVGVFCGSGGVEPQSETNWRYANDSEVARIIFVNKLDRMGADFYRVVKQVKHVLGANPLVMTLPIGIEDDFVGIVDVLEKKSYIWDDTGLPENFVIGEVPADMVDKVNEYHEMLVETALEQDDELLMAYMEGETPSIADVKRCIRTGTRKLDFFPTYCGSAFKNKGVQNILDAVVDYLPAPAEVDPQDLTDEYGEPNGEKAIVSASEPFRALAFKIMDDRFGALTFIRIYSGTLKKGDSILNSFTGKSERVGRMVEMHANDRTEISSAQAGDIIAIVGMKNVQTGHTLCDPKHPCTLEPMVFPDPVISIAVAPADKGSTEKMGIAIGKMVAEDPTFQVETDEDSGETILRGMGELHLDIKVDILKRTYGVDLTVGKPQVAYRETITKEVDDSYTHKKQSGGSGQFGKIDYKIRPGEPNSGFTFVSKVVGGNVPKEFFPAIEKGFKGMMGEGVMAGFPVLDVEVELYDGGFHAVDSSAIAFEIAAKGAFRQSIPKAGPQLIEPIMKVDVYTPDDHVGDVIGDLNRRRGMIKDQEAGVTGVRIKADVPLSEMFGYIGSLRTMTSGRGQFSMEFSHYNPCPANVAESVIEEVKARKAAKK; via the coding sequence ATGTCTGATTTAGCACATTACAGAAACATAGGTATTTTTGCTCACGTTGACGCGGGCAAAACGACCACAACAGAACGAATTTTGAAACTTACCGGTAAAATCCATAAAACCGGTGAAGTTCACGATGGTGAATCAACCACGGACTTCATGGAACAAGAAGCAGAGCGCGGTATTACTATTCAGTCTGCTGCGACTACGTGTTTCTGGAAAGACCACCGCATGAACATTATCGATACTCCTGGACACGTTGACTTCACAGTTGAAGTTTACCGTTCATTGAAAGTACTCGATGGTGGTGTGGGCGTTTTCTGTGGATCAGGTGGTGTTGAGCCACAATCTGAAACAAACTGGCGCTATGCGAATGACTCAGAAGTTGCGCGTATAATCTTCGTCAATAAGTTAGACCGTATGGGTGCTGATTTTTACCGCGTAGTTAAGCAAGTTAAACACGTATTGGGTGCAAACCCACTTGTTATGACCTTGCCTATCGGTATCGAAGATGACTTCGTGGGTATCGTAGATGTACTTGAGAAAAAGTCTTACATCTGGGATGACACTGGTCTTCCAGAGAATTTCGTCATTGGCGAAGTTCCTGCCGATATGGTTGATAAAGTAAACGAATACCATGAAATGCTTGTTGAAACTGCGTTAGAGCAGGACGATGAGTTGTTGATGGCGTACATGGAAGGTGAGACTCCTTCTATCGCTGACGTTAAGCGCTGTATCCGTACTGGTACTCGTAAACTTGATTTCTTCCCAACTTACTGCGGTTCTGCATTTAAGAACAAAGGTGTTCAAAACATCCTAGACGCAGTTGTTGATTATTTGCCAGCACCTGCTGAAGTTGATCCACAAGATTTGACTGATGAATATGGTGAGCCAAACGGCGAAAAAGCGATTGTTTCTGCTTCAGAACCTTTCCGCGCTCTAGCATTTAAAATAATGGATGACCGTTTTGGTGCACTTACCTTTATCCGTATCTACTCTGGTACGTTGAAGAAAGGCGATAGCATCCTTAACTCATTCACTGGAAAGTCAGAACGTGTTGGCCGCATGGTTGAAATGCACGCGAATGACCGTACTGAAATCAGCTCTGCGCAAGCAGGTGATATCATTGCGATAGTAGGTATGAAGAATGTGCAAACTGGTCACACACTTTGTGATCCGAAGCATCCTTGTACATTAGAGCCAATGGTCTTCCCAGATCCAGTTATCTCTATTGCCGTAGCTCCTGCGGACAAGGGTTCAACTGAGAAGATGGGTATTGCTATCGGTAAAATGGTTGCAGAAGATCCTACTTTCCAAGTTGAAACTGATGAAGATTCTGGCGAAACCATCCTACGCGGAATGGGCGAACTTCACTTAGACATTAAAGTTGATATCCTTAAGCGTACTTACGGTGTTGACTTGACTGTTGGTAAGCCTCAAGTTGCTTATCGTGAGACGATCACTAAAGAAGTTGACGATTCGTACACGCACAAGAAACAGTCTGGTGGTTCTGGTCAGTTTGGTAAAATCGACTATAAAATCCGTCCTGGTGAGCCAAATTCAGGCTTCACATTTGTGTCTAAAGTTGTAGGTGGTAACGTTCCTAAGGAATTCTTCCCAGCTATCGAGAAAGGCTTTAAGGGCATGATGGGCGAAGGCGTGATGGCTGGCTTCCCAGTACTAGACGTTGAAGTTGAGTTATATGATGGTGGCTTCCACGCCGTGGATTCATCTGCTATTGCATTTGAAATCGCAGCTAAAGGCGCTTTCCGTCAATCAATCCCGAAAGCGGGTCCTCAGCTAATTGAACCAATCATGAAAGTTGACGTTTATACGCCAGACGATCATGTTGGTGATGTTATTGGTGACTTAAACCGTCGTCGTGGCATGATTAAAGATCAAGAAGCAGGTGTAACTGGTGTTCGTATTAAAGCGGACGTACCACTTTCAGAAATGTTTGGTTACATCGGTTCACTTCGCACAATGACTTCAGGTCGTGGTCAGTTCTCTATGGAGTTCTCACACTACAACCCTTGTCCAGCAAACGTTGCTGAGTCAGTTATTGAAGAAGTTAAAGCAAGAAAAGCAGCTAAGAAATAA
- a CDS encoding transglutaminaseTgpA domain-containing protein — protein MQKIKVHNRKIAAFTTLATFTALIFSLLEPLMGWVLVLCACSFCISLYKSVKQSTPLKNSVLNLLAILCISILIWLAADYGLLKTMINLLVVACCLKIINLHHTGDYQMVASIQLFLVACGLIFHQSLLNSLFYAFLVILIFCVLHAIKIKETGIRTYAKHTLILLLQAVPIAGLLFFVTPKLSPLWQMPVNQSSKTGLSEKMTPGDIASLAKSDELVFRAEFSGRIPTARERYWRAIVLDDFDGKTWSISKINKQFEGPKTLEFRGESLDYVVIAQPTSTQWLYSLDIPIVIQGLATQTISTNHQFQLTGSSPLHTQGLYALKSFVEQPLNIYNGYEDLSQYLQKPSTGNPETVEFVKKSINQSMTTTEIVNKLSAVFSGDEFRYTLSPPLMQAAPIDEFLFENKAGFCSHYASALTYMLRLANVPARIVTGYQGGEVQSGNVISVHQYDAHAWVEAWHNDKGWVRIDPTAIVAPNRVLSGLLSSIENRQEFREQSPYSLTNLKEYAVFNQLRLLMAKIDHTWDQSILSYNQDSQKSLLKKIFGNMKAESFSYALIGSFVIIGIFIGLLFLPKRKAKVSNEIKWVNKLFLIFEKQEMHRADYETLQQFNQRIQPQLSAQAANALAYIVKEYYEWKYASVEQKTPFDYLKVRLHKHVMTIQTQFAEK, from the coding sequence ATGCAAAAAATCAAAGTCCACAATCGAAAAATTGCCGCATTTACCACGCTAGCAACCTTTACAGCACTCATATTCTCATTGTTAGAACCATTAATGGGTTGGGTTTTGGTATTGTGTGCCTGTTCATTCTGCATCAGTCTTTACAAATCTGTTAAACAAAGTACGCCTCTGAAGAATTCAGTTCTTAATTTACTGGCTATCTTATGTATCTCAATCTTGATCTGGTTAGCGGCAGATTACGGTCTGCTAAAAACCATGATTAATTTGCTTGTGGTTGCATGCTGTTTAAAAATTATTAATTTACACCATACTGGTGACTATCAAATGGTTGCATCCATTCAATTATTTTTAGTCGCGTGTGGGCTTATATTTCACCAAAGTTTATTAAACAGCCTGTTTTATGCATTTCTGGTGATTTTGATTTTTTGTGTCCTGCACGCTATAAAAATTAAAGAAACGGGGATCAGGACATACGCTAAGCATACTCTTATTCTTTTATTGCAGGCAGTACCAATCGCAGGCCTCTTGTTTTTTGTTACTCCCAAGTTATCTCCGCTATGGCAGATGCCGGTCAATCAATCGAGTAAAACAGGTTTGTCAGAAAAAATGACGCCGGGTGATATTGCAAGCTTGGCAAAATCTGACGAACTGGTTTTTAGAGCTGAATTTAGTGGTCGCATACCTACTGCGCGAGAACGTTATTGGCGAGCAATTGTTTTAGATGATTTCGATGGAAAAACTTGGTCAATTTCAAAAATTAACAAACAATTTGAGGGGCCGAAAACTTTAGAATTTCGCGGAGAGTCATTGGACTATGTAGTAATAGCACAACCAACATCAACTCAATGGCTATATTCGTTAGATATACCTATTGTCATTCAAGGACTTGCTACGCAAACAATTTCAACCAACCATCAATTTCAGCTGACTGGCAGTTCACCATTGCATACGCAGGGGTTATACGCACTGAAATCTTTTGTGGAACAACCTCTAAACATTTATAACGGTTATGAAGACCTGTCTCAATATTTGCAAAAGCCCTCCACGGGTAATCCGGAAACTGTTGAGTTTGTGAAGAAAAGCATAAACCAATCAATGACCACCACAGAAATAGTGAATAAATTAAGCGCAGTGTTCTCAGGTGATGAATTTCGCTACACCTTATCACCGCCCTTAATGCAGGCGGCACCTATTGATGAATTTTTGTTTGAAAATAAAGCCGGATTTTGTTCGCACTATGCATCTGCACTTACCTACATGCTGCGTTTGGCCAATGTACCGGCACGAATAGTCACTGGATACCAAGGTGGAGAAGTTCAGTCTGGCAACGTCATTAGCGTACATCAATATGATGCTCATGCGTGGGTCGAAGCTTGGCATAATGACAAAGGCTGGGTTCGAATTGATCCGACAGCGATTGTTGCACCAAACCGTGTTTTATCAGGCCTGCTCAGCTCAATTGAAAATAGACAAGAATTTAGAGAGCAGTCTCCCTACTCTCTAACGAACTTGAAGGAATATGCAGTATTTAATCAATTGCGCTTGCTGATGGCGAAAATTGATCATACTTGGGATCAATCAATATTGAGTTACAACCAAGATAGCCAAAAGTCATTGTTAAAAAAGATCTTTGGCAATATGAAGGCCGAAAGTTTTAGTTATGCCCTCATAGGAAGCTTCGTCATCATTGGAATATTTATCGGCTTGCTGTTTTTGCCTAAACGAAAAGCAAAGGTTTCCAACGAAATAAAATGGGTAAACAAGCTATTTCTAATATTCGAAAAACAGGAAATGCACCGCGCCGACTATGAAACCCTGCAACAATTTAATCAGCGAATTCAACCGCAATTAAGCGCGCAAGCGGCCAATGCACTTGCTTATATAGTCAAAGAATATTATGAATGGAAATATGCAAGTGTTGAACAAAAAACGCCCTTCGATTACCTTAAAGTTCGTCTGCATAAACATGTAATGACAATACAAACACAATTTGCAGAAAAATAA
- a CDS encoding DUF423 domain-containing protein: MNEEKQPIGLLTMTKETKVGVFFGAFYLGLGIMLGAFAAHGLKDTLSVYQMGILQTGVKYQLIHGVALLILGLFCSLYQQRLFYIALICIAVGVGLFSFSLYAIALLGISFLGIITPIGGVFMILGWFITMYAVFRNK; encoded by the coding sequence ATGAACGAAGAAAAGCAGCCAATTGGCTTATTAACAATGACGAAAGAAACTAAGGTAGGTGTTTTTTTTGGCGCGTTCTACCTGGGTTTAGGAATTATGCTAGGTGCATTTGCAGCACATGGCCTAAAAGACACATTGAGTGTATATCAGATGGGTATTTTGCAAACGGGAGTAAAGTATCAACTCATTCACGGTGTTGCGCTGCTGATACTCGGGTTGTTTTGTTCTTTATATCAGCAAAGATTATTTTATATTGCGCTAATTTGCATAGCCGTTGGAGTAGGCTTGTTCTCATTTTCACTATATGCAATTGCGCTCCTCGGAATTTCCTTTTTAGGGATCATCACACCGATTGGTGGTGTTTTTATGATATTGGGTTGGTTTATCACGATGTACGCCGTCTTTAGGAATAAATAG
- a CDS encoding AAA family ATPase, translating to MRKDIESCVAAIRQKIKGKDEQIQLALVCLLAKGHLLLEDLPGMGKTTLSQCLASVLSMDYARVQFTSDLLPADMLGVNIYEPDTHQFSFHPGPIFHQVLLADEINRASPKTQSALLEAMAESQVTIDGNSYELPTPFFVIATQNPLFQSGTYPLPESQIDRFTMKLSLGFPDFAAEKSMLLNDDDKLITKSVIDTAQLLDLQKQVSAVVVSEAVVDYILALVNATRNNQEFPNALSPRASKAIYHCAQAFAFIHDRNYVIPEDVQMIFPSVTEHRLRGQDQYAQTANLLSAQLLKKVDPIAA from the coding sequence ATGCGAAAAGATATAGAAAGCTGTGTTGCAGCAATAAGACAAAAAATAAAAGGTAAAGACGAGCAAATTCAGCTTGCACTAGTTTGCCTACTTGCAAAGGGACATTTGTTACTTGAAGACCTCCCGGGTATGGGAAAAACAACGCTAAGCCAGTGTTTGGCTTCAGTGCTCAGCATGGATTATGCAAGAGTTCAATTTACATCAGATTTACTTCCTGCAGACATGCTAGGCGTCAACATTTACGAGCCAGATACACATCAATTCAGCTTTCACCCAGGCCCAATATTTCATCAAGTATTGTTAGCAGACGAAATTAATAGAGCAAGCCCGAAAACCCAGAGTGCCCTGCTTGAAGCCATGGCAGAAAGTCAGGTGACTATTGATGGCAACAGCTATGAGCTGCCAACGCCATTTTTTGTTATTGCAACGCAAAACCCACTATTTCAATCGGGTACATATCCACTTCCAGAGTCACAGATAGATCGATTCACCATGAAGCTATCACTCGGTTTCCCTGATTTCGCAGCAGAAAAATCGATGTTATTGAACGACGATGACAAACTCATTACTAAATCAGTCATAGATACTGCGCAACTATTAGACTTACAAAAACAGGTGAGTGCCGTTGTCGTTAGCGAAGCGGTTGTTGACTATATTTTAGCACTCGTAAATGCAACCAGAAACAATCAAGAGTTTCCTAATGCTTTATCTCCCAGAGCATCAAAAGCAATCTATCATTGTGCACAAGCTTTTGCGTTTATTCACGACAGAAATTACGTTATCCCAGAAGATGTACAAATGATCTTCCCTTCAGTCACTGAGCATCGTTTACGCGGTCAAGATCAATACGCTCAAACCGCCAACTTACTGAGCGCGCAGCTATTAAAGAAAGTCGATCCTATTGCTGCGTAA
- the rlmM gene encoding 23S rRNA (cytidine(2498)-2'-O)-methyltransferase RlmM yields MISNSFNQETSNKDSVCQGSSSKRIALESKSMLFYCREGYEADLAAELEQVSANQHLYGYSKFVPHNAMVQFHFYESLSTKQQFESFALDDCIFARQRLCVIGSVELTDAADRISSIVDYLKNNTELSQHSLGDIFAEHADHEKGKEVAKFCKKFTVPLRQALRKEGWLSSKPNSGLPFIHFVFSDSSECTIAFSYPKNRHSQPLGISRLKFPNDAPSRSTLKLEEAIQLFMSPAQQSLCLQKGMTAVDLGACPGGWTYQLVSRGIHVEAVDNGAMAETLMATGLVSYQAADGFKYQPVDGHVDWLVCDMIEKPERVAELMTHWLCDRKATSTIFNLKLPMKQRFQIVAGLIANITNTLNERQIKHQLRAKHLYHDRDEITVMILTGAHLLE; encoded by the coding sequence ATGATCTCTAACAGTTTTAATCAGGAGACTAGTAACAAGGACTCTGTTTGCCAAGGCTCTTCATCCAAACGCATTGCGCTCGAAAGTAAATCTATGCTTTTCTATTGTCGTGAAGGCTATGAAGCTGATCTTGCGGCGGAGCTTGAACAAGTTTCGGCCAATCAACACCTTTATGGCTACAGTAAATTTGTGCCACACAATGCTATGGTGCAATTCCACTTTTACGAATCACTGAGCACGAAGCAGCAATTTGAGAGCTTTGCCTTGGATGATTGTATTTTTGCGAGGCAGCGTTTATGCGTTATTGGTAGCGTTGAATTGACTGACGCCGCAGACCGCATAAGTTCTATAGTCGATTACCTAAAAAACAATACAGAACTCAGTCAGCATAGCTTAGGAGACATTTTCGCTGAGCATGCTGATCATGAGAAAGGCAAAGAGGTGGCGAAATTTTGCAAGAAGTTCACTGTGCCACTTCGCCAAGCCCTTAGAAAGGAAGGGTGGTTAAGCAGTAAACCAAACTCGGGCTTGCCGTTTATACACTTTGTTTTTTCGGACAGTAGCGAGTGCACGATTGCATTTTCATATCCCAAAAACCGTCACTCACAACCCTTGGGAATTTCTCGATTAAAGTTCCCTAACGATGCACCAAGTCGTTCAACTCTGAAACTCGAAGAAGCTATTCAATTATTTATGAGTCCAGCTCAGCAAAGTTTGTGTTTGCAAAAGGGGATGACTGCAGTGGATCTGGGGGCATGTCCTGGCGGATGGACATATCAACTTGTTTCCAGAGGTATTCATGTGGAAGCTGTCGATAACGGTGCTATGGCTGAAACATTAATGGCAACAGGGTTAGTTAGCTATCAAGCTGCTGATGGTTTTAAATATCAGCCTGTAGACGGTCATGTTGACTGGCTAGTGTGCGATATGATTGAAAAACCGGAGCGTGTTGCCGAACTAATGACTCATTGGTTGTGTGATCGTAAAGCCACTAGCACGATTTTTAATTTGAAATTACCAATGAAGCAACGATTTCAGATAGTGGCTGGTTTAATAGCAAATATTACAAACACATTAAATGAACGTCAGATAAAACATCAACTGCGTGCAAAGCATCTCTATCATGACAGAGATGAAATTACCGTAATGATACTTACAGGCGCCCATTTACTTGAGTAG
- a CDS encoding DUF58 domain-containing protein, producing the protein MKSWTQSRIDKWLDKRIPSNNSYQMDVNNTFILPTRFGWAVTGLMTCLFILGTNYQNNVILMFCYFVFALLLLALFHSYTNFVQYNISFRPIDNCFANQHVQLSLQLSHKPNRSSLHSLSNIAIYSNHYPLYEYLENGSNTIAVCSLARGRHQLNRISIESIFPFGLFRCWSHLTVPGQFFVFPSPVPCRLKLRQQQSQGKTGHQTSVLVTSEDLQGIRDYRDSDPIHHVSWKHFAKGQGLLSKDFSERSAISGWLHFIDYFTENVEHALGEITFQILELSNQDANFGFSIGNQQIMPGSGMQHQQRCLEAVALYRHKQALQSINKFDSAKTGDQ; encoded by the coding sequence ATGAAATCTTGGACTCAATCTCGTATTGATAAATGGTTAGACAAACGTATTCCTTCTAACAACTCCTACCAAATGGATGTCAATAACACGTTCATTTTGCCGACTCGTTTCGGCTGGGCCGTTACAGGTTTAATGACTTGTTTATTTATTCTCGGGACAAACTACCAGAACAATGTGATTTTAATGTTCTGTTACTTTGTGTTCGCACTTTTACTACTCGCCTTATTTCATAGCTACACAAATTTTGTGCAATATAATATTAGTTTTCGCCCCATAGACAATTGCTTCGCAAATCAACACGTTCAATTAAGCCTTCAATTATCACATAAGCCAAACAGGTCATCGCTTCATTCGCTGTCGAATATCGCAATTTATAGCAACCATTACCCTTTATATGAGTACTTAGAAAATGGTTCAAACACTATCGCTGTTTGCTCTTTAGCAAGAGGACGTCATCAGTTGAACAGGATCTCAATTGAGAGTATTTTTCCTTTTGGTTTGTTTCGATGTTGGTCACATCTAACAGTACCAGGTCAGTTTTTTGTTTTCCCAAGTCCTGTGCCCTGTCGCTTAAAGCTAAGGCAGCAGCAATCTCAGGGTAAGACAGGTCATCAAACAAGCGTATTGGTGACGTCAGAGGACTTACAAGGTATTAGAGACTATCGTGATTCAGACCCTATACACCATGTTTCATGGAAGCACTTTGCCAAAGGGCAAGGATTACTAAGCAAAGACTTTAGTGAACGCTCAGCAATATCCGGCTGGCTGCATTTCATTGACTACTTTACTGAGAACGTAGAGCACGCTTTAGGGGAAATAACCTTTCAAATACTTGAGTTGAGCAACCAAGATGCCAACTTCGGTTTCTCAATTGGAAATCAACAGATAATGCCAGGCTCAGGCATGCAGCATCAGCAGCGATGTTTAGAAGCGGTTGCTTTATACCGTCATAAGCAAGCACTGCAAAGTATCAATAAGTTTGATAGCGCTAAAACAGGCGATCAATAA
- a CDS encoding transcriptional regulator GcvA, with the protein MAKRLPPLNALKAFETAARHLSFTKAADELFVTQAAVSHQIKSLESYLSTKLFLRRNRKLLLTEEGQSYFMELRDIFSNLQDATERLLALGSKGAITVAAPPSFASQWLVSKISQFSISHPDIDVRIKAVDLDDGFLDETVDVAIYYGKGNWPRVAAVKLHTEYLTPMCSPLLFQQAKPLDSLSDLKKHVLLHDSSRSAWKNWLKHFGVKQVNVNQGPMFSHTMLVLQAAALGQGIALSNTLLAKPEIDSGRLICPFEESIESKDAFYLVCHPGQAEVSKIQVFTDWMLEQVEDEQGH; encoded by the coding sequence ATGGCAAAAAGATTACCACCACTAAACGCCCTGAAAGCCTTTGAAACTGCAGCAAGGCATTTGAGTTTTACTAAGGCGGCAGACGAACTCTTTGTCACTCAAGCAGCCGTAAGCCATCAAATTAAATCATTAGAAAGCTATTTGTCGACAAAGCTATTTCTACGACGCAATCGAAAATTGCTGTTAACGGAGGAAGGCCAGTCATATTTCATGGAACTCAGGGATATATTTTCAAACTTGCAGGACGCAACGGAGCGATTGCTTGCTTTAGGCTCTAAAGGAGCGATTACAGTTGCTGCACCTCCGAGCTTTGCTAGTCAATGGCTCGTTTCTAAGATTAGTCAGTTTTCTATTAGTCACCCTGACATTGATGTTCGTATAAAAGCGGTCGACCTTGATGATGGCTTTTTGGATGAAACAGTTGATGTTGCCATTTATTATGGAAAAGGAAACTGGCCAAGAGTTGCAGCGGTTAAGCTGCATACAGAATATTTGACGCCCATGTGCTCACCTTTATTGTTTCAACAAGCTAAACCGCTTGATAGCCTCAGCGACTTAAAAAAACATGTGTTATTGCACGACAGTTCAAGATCGGCGTGGAAAAATTGGCTGAAGCATTTTGGCGTTAAACAAGTTAACGTGAACCAAGGTCCTATGTTCAGTCACACAATGTTGGTTTTGCAAGCTGCGGCGCTTGGGCAGGGCATTGCATTGTCTAACACTCTTTTGGCTAAACCTGAGATTGATTCTGGTCGACTTATTTGCCCCTTTGAGGAGAGTATAGAAAGCAAAGATGCTTTTTATTTAGTTTGCCATCCAGGACAGGCAGAAGTCAGTAAGATACAAGTATTTACCGACTGGATGCTAGAGCAAGTAGAAGATGAACAAGGGCACTAA
- the pgm gene encoding phosphoglucomutase (alpha-D-glucose-1,6-bisphosphate-dependent), with the protein MSLHPMAGKLATPDMLINVARLISDYYAFKPSVEIAQQRVSFGTSGHRGCASLISFNDIHIAAISQALVEYRVANDITGPIYIGMDTHALSEAAITTCIEVLAANSVNIIIQENNGYTPTPVISHCILSYNKGRKSAFADGIVITPSHNPPSDGGFKYNPPHGGPADSNVTNRIQKRANEIIANGCQQVKRITINKAMQSDHVTQIDFATAYINELDQVINMSAIADANLKLGTDPLGGSGIYYWDRIAEQYKLNIEVVNKKVDQQFSFMHCDKDGKIRMDCSSASAMAGLINLRDKFDLAFGNDPDFDRHGIVTPSAGLMNPNNYLAVAINYLYQHRPQWPNSLHVGKTLVSSSMIDRVCSSLGREVKEMPVGFKWFVEGLNAGSIGFAGEESAGGIFLRHDATPWATDKDGFIMCLLAAEMTAVVGEDPSQQYEKLTQIHGTPCYTRIDVAATLEQKDVLSSMTTDVVTAKQLAGENITNIQTHAPGNNAAIGGVKVSTENGWFAARPSGTENVYKIYAESFLGEPHLQKLVKEAEELVSLVLKKR; encoded by the coding sequence ATGAGTCTTCATCCAATGGCAGGAAAGCTTGCCACGCCCGATATGTTAATAAATGTGGCTCGTCTAATATCAGATTATTATGCGTTTAAGCCATCAGTTGAAATAGCTCAACAGAGAGTTAGTTTTGGCACTTCTGGACATCGCGGCTGTGCTTCATTGATTTCATTTAATGACATTCATATTGCTGCGATCTCGCAGGCGCTGGTTGAATACCGAGTAGCAAACGATATCACGGGTCCAATTTATATTGGAATGGACACTCATGCGCTTTCCGAAGCGGCAATTACGACATGTATTGAAGTATTGGCTGCAAACAGTGTCAATATTATTATTCAAGAAAATAATGGTTACACTCCCACGCCGGTGATTTCTCACTGTATTCTATCTTACAATAAAGGCCGTAAAAGCGCGTTTGCCGATGGCATTGTGATTACTCCATCACATAACCCTCCGTCCGATGGCGGTTTTAAGTACAATCCTCCTCACGGCGGACCAGCTGACTCAAATGTCACTAATCGAATTCAAAAACGAGCGAACGAAATAATTGCTAATGGCTGCCAGCAAGTTAAGCGGATAACAATTAACAAAGCGATGCAGTCAGACCATGTAACGCAGATTGATTTTGCGACTGCATACATTAATGAACTAGACCAAGTAATTAATATGTCCGCTATTGCCGATGCTAATTTGAAACTTGGCACCGATCCCCTAGGCGGTTCAGGTATTTACTATTGGGACCGAATTGCGGAGCAATATAAATTAAACATTGAGGTGGTTAACAAAAAGGTCGACCAGCAGTTTAGTTTTATGCACTGTGATAAAGATGGAAAGATCCGCATGGACTGTTCGTCCGCCAGCGCTATGGCTGGTCTTATAAACTTGAGGGATAAGTTTGACTTAGCTTTCGGTAACGACCCAGACTTTGATCGACATGGCATCGTCACGCCAAGCGCAGGATTAATGAATCCGAACAATTATCTTGCGGTGGCAATAAACTACCTATATCAACATCGACCTCAATGGCCCAACAGTTTGCATGTAGGAAAAACCTTAGTATCGAGCAGTATGATTGATCGCGTCTGTTCAAGTTTGGGGCGTGAAGTGAAAGAAATGCCCGTGGGTTTTAAATGGTTTGTCGAAGGCTTAAATGCAGGCTCTATTGGTTTTGCGGGCGAAGAGTCAGCAGGCGGTATTTTCTTGCGCCATGACGCAACACCTTGGGCTACCGATAAGGATGGTTTTATTATGTGCTTGCTAGCAGCAGAAATGACTGCTGTTGTTGGTGAGGATCCATCACAACAATATGAAAAGCTAACACAAATTCACGGAACGCCTTGTTATACCAGAATTGACGTCGCAGCTACATTGGAGCAAAAAGATGTATTGTCTAGCATGACAACGGATGTTGTAACTGCAAAACAGTTAGCGGGAGAAAATATCACTAATATACAAACTCACGCTCCAGGTAACAATGCAGCAATTGGCGGTGTAAAAGTGAGTACTGAAAATGGTTGGTTTGCGGCAAGACCGTCAGGAACTGAAAATGTTTATAAAATTTATGCAGAAAGCTTTTTGGGTGAACCTCATTTACAAAAACTAGTAAAAGAAGCTGAAGAGTTAGTTTCTTTAGTACTAAAAAAGCGCTAA